The following proteins are co-located in the Streptomyces sp. NBC_01198 genome:
- the lnt gene encoding apolipoprotein N-acyltransferase — MRLRPEAAPAAPPADPGGPATDPGAALDEPARGPGAGPPAAPARAPRRKRFAALARRSAPSSAIAAASGLALAAAFPPYDLWPLSLVAVAALSLLLRGRTVRQGAWLGFAFGWPFFIWLLQWLHTVGWDAVVGLAAIEAAFLAALGACLVLSRRLPGWPVWGACLWVTEELARDRLPFGGFPWGRLAFANTGSPYTPLAAVGGAPLATFAVALSGTLLAAAAVGAVRLYRERAWSPRAVLPAAGALVLSAAVLLAGLLVPVPTNASDHVRIAVVQGNVQQPGLHFLGRPMMILDNHVKATLKLAADIKAGRVPKPDLVLWPENSSDLDPFSNPAAYDKITQAVQAVGVPVLVGVLVDGPDADHVQNEGIVWDPVKGPGAHYTKQHPVPFGEYVPFRKELTKVISRLDEIPRDFYPGRTTGVLQIGPARLGDVICFEVAYDSIVRDTVNAGARAIVVQTNNATYGRTGQPEQQLAMSRLRAIEHGRAVVTAATSGISAIVGPDGKIEQRSKEFTQQVLNADIPLRDGTTLADRVGAAPEWTLAMVGLLSCAAAIALGRRDRTRTTKGTEQQ; from the coding sequence GTGCGCCTGCGCCCCGAAGCCGCGCCCGCGGCGCCCCCGGCGGATCCCGGCGGCCCGGCGACCGATCCCGGCGCCGCGCTGGACGAGCCGGCCCGCGGCCCCGGCGCCGGGCCGCCGGCGGCCCCGGCCCGCGCCCCGCGGCGCAAGCGCTTCGCCGCACTGGCCCGCAGGTCCGCGCCCAGCAGCGCGATCGCCGCGGCGAGCGGCCTGGCGCTGGCGGCGGCCTTCCCGCCGTACGACCTGTGGCCGCTGTCGCTGGTCGCGGTCGCGGCGCTGTCGCTGCTGCTGCGCGGCCGGACCGTACGGCAGGGCGCCTGGCTCGGATTCGCCTTCGGCTGGCCCTTCTTCATCTGGCTGCTGCAGTGGCTGCACACCGTCGGCTGGGACGCCGTGGTGGGCCTGGCGGCCATCGAGGCGGCGTTCCTGGCCGCGCTGGGCGCCTGCCTGGTGCTGAGCCGCCGGCTGCCCGGCTGGCCGGTCTGGGGGGCCTGCCTGTGGGTGACCGAGGAACTGGCCAGGGACCGGCTGCCCTTCGGCGGATTCCCGTGGGGGCGCCTGGCGTTCGCCAACACCGGCTCGCCCTACACCCCGCTGGCCGCGGTCGGCGGCGCCCCGCTGGCGACCTTCGCGGTGGCGCTCAGCGGCACCCTGCTGGCCGCCGCCGCGGTCGGTGCCGTCCGCCTGTACCGCGAGCGCGCGTGGAGCCCGCGGGCGGTCCTGCCCGCGGCGGGCGCCCTGGTGCTGTCCGCGGCGGTGCTGCTGGCCGGGCTGCTCGTACCGGTCCCGACGAACGCCAGCGACCACGTACGGATCGCGGTCGTGCAGGGCAACGTCCAGCAGCCGGGGCTGCACTTCCTCGGCCGCCCGATGATGATCCTGGACAACCACGTCAAGGCCACCCTCAAGCTCGCCGCCGACATCAAGGCGGGCCGGGTGCCCAAGCCCGACCTGGTGCTGTGGCCGGAGAACTCCTCCGACCTCGACCCGTTCTCGAACCCGGCCGCCTACGACAAGATCACCCAGGCCGTGCAGGCGGTCGGCGTCCCGGTCCTGGTGGGCGTGCTGGTCGACGGGCCGGACGCCGACCACGTGCAGAACGAGGGCATCGTGTGGGACCCGGTCAAGGGCCCGGGCGCGCACTACACCAAGCAGCACCCGGTGCCGTTCGGCGAGTACGTGCCCTTCCGCAAGGAACTGACCAAAGTCATCAGCCGGCTCGACGAGATCCCCCGCGACTTCTACCCGGGCAGGACCACCGGTGTGCTGCAGATCGGCCCGGCCAGGCTGGGCGACGTGATCTGCTTCGAGGTCGCCTACGACAGCATCGTCCGTGACACCGTGAACGCCGGGGCGCGGGCCATCGTCGTGCAGACCAACAACGCCACCTACGGCAGGACCGGGCAGCCCGAGCAGCAACTGGCCATGTCCAGGCTGCGGGCGATCGAGCACGGGCGGGCCGTCGTCACGGCCGCGACCAGCGGGATCAGTGCGATTGTCGGCCCTGATGGCAAGATCGAACAGCGCAGCAAGGAATTCACCCAGCAGGTGCTGAACGCCGACATCCCGCTGCGCGACGGCACAACGCTCGCCGATCGCGTCGGTGCGGCACCCGAGTGGACCCTCGCTATGGTGGGGCTTCTGTCCTGTGCGGCCGCCATCGCACTCGGCAGGCGGGACCGTACCCGCACCACGAAAGGAACAGAACAGCAGTGA
- a CDS encoding polyprenol monophosphomannose synthase — MSDGEQRNFGPLGRVLVIIPTYNEAENVVPIVRRVRASVPDADILVADDNSPDGTGKLADDLAAADPSVRVLHREGKEGLGAAYLAGFRWGIEHDYDVLVEMDADGSHQPEELPRLLTALKGADLVLGSRWIPGGRVVNWPKSREFISRGGSTYSRLMLGVTIRDVTGGYRAFRKETLLGLGMDDVASAGYCFQVDLAWRAVKAGFHVVEVPITFVERERGDSKMSRNIVAEAFLRVTAWGITSRAGRITGGKPAEGEADAVTAAEDGREAEAAGGADGAEGTEGAEPQAAPRVGAQADGEADAAVTAEVGRKPTP, encoded by the coding sequence GTGAGCGACGGCGAGCAGCGGAACTTCGGGCCGCTCGGCAGGGTCCTGGTCATCATCCCGACCTACAACGAGGCCGAGAACGTGGTGCCGATCGTCCGGCGGGTACGGGCATCCGTACCGGACGCCGACATCCTGGTCGCCGATGACAACAGCCCCGACGGCACCGGCAAGCTGGCCGACGACCTGGCCGCCGCCGACCCCTCCGTCCGCGTCCTGCACCGCGAGGGCAAGGAAGGGCTCGGCGCCGCCTATCTGGCCGGCTTCCGCTGGGGCATCGAGCACGACTACGACGTCCTGGTCGAGATGGACGCCGACGGGTCGCACCAGCCCGAGGAGCTGCCCCGGCTGCTGACCGCGCTCAAGGGCGCCGACCTGGTGCTCGGCTCGCGCTGGATCCCCGGCGGCCGGGTGGTGAACTGGCCCAAGAGCCGCGAGTTCATCTCCCGCGGCGGCAGCACCTACTCCCGGCTGATGCTCGGCGTCACCATCCGCGACGTCACCGGCGGCTACCGCGCCTTCCGCAAGGAGACCCTGCTGGGCCTCGGCATGGACGACGTCGCCTCGGCCGGCTACTGCTTCCAGGTCGACCTGGCGTGGCGGGCGGTCAAGGCCGGCTTCCACGTCGTCGAGGTGCCGATCACCTTCGTGGAACGGGAGCGCGGCGACAGCAAGATGAGCCGCAACATCGTCGCCGAGGCCTTCCTGCGGGTCACCGCGTGGGGCATCACCTCGCGGGCCGGCCGGATCACCGGCGGCAAGCCCGCCGAGGGCGAGGCGGACGCCGTGACCGCCGCCGAGGACGGGCGCGAGGCGGAGGCAGCCGGGGGAGCGGACGGAGCCGAGGGGACCGAGGGGGCCGAGCCGCAGGCGGCGCCGCGGGTCGGCGCCCAGGCGGACGGCGAGGCGGACGCCGCGGTCACCGCCGAGGTCGGCCGCAAGCCCACACCCTGA
- the fxsA gene encoding FxsA family membrane protein, which yields MTISSPPPGRPGTPRPRRRSRARTLVPLAVAVWAVLEIWLFVVVAEATNGLVVLLAIVAGFVLGAAAVKRAGRSAWRNLTAAVQQQQNAEPGAEAPAPQPGGGRTGLHMLGGVLLIIPGFISDAVGLLLLFPPTRKLAGALAERAAARSLRRHPVSADPGSLGDLLQQAQQAGEQTRIHRPDGKVIPGEVVDRDQDQHDKD from the coding sequence ATGACGATCAGCAGTCCGCCCCCCGGCCGCCCGGGCACCCCCCGGCCGCGGCGGCGCTCCCGCGCCCGCACCCTGGTCCCGCTGGCCGTCGCGGTGTGGGCGGTGCTGGAGATCTGGCTGTTCGTGGTCGTCGCCGAGGCCACCAACGGCCTGGTGGTGCTGCTCGCCATCGTCGCCGGCTTCGTGCTGGGCGCGGCCGCGGTGAAGCGGGCCGGGCGCAGCGCCTGGCGCAATCTGACGGCCGCGGTGCAGCAGCAGCAGAACGCTGAGCCGGGCGCCGAGGCACCTGCCCCGCAGCCCGGCGGCGGGCGCACCGGCCTGCACATGCTGGGCGGGGTGCTGCTGATCATCCCCGGCTTCATCTCCGACGCCGTGGGGCTGCTGCTGCTCTTCCCGCCGACCAGGAAACTGGCCGGCGCGCTGGCCGAGCGGGCCGCTGCCCGCTCGCTGCGCAGGCACCCGGTGTCGGCGGACCCCGGTTCGCTGGGCGACCTGCTCCAGCAGGCGCAGCAGGCCGGCGAGCAGACCCGGATCCACCGTCCCGACGGCAAGGTCATCCCCGGCGAGGTCGTCGACCGCGACCAGGACCAGCACGACAAGGACTGA
- a CDS encoding RNA polymerase-binding protein RbpA: MSERALRGTRLGATSYETDRGIDLAPRQTVEYACRNGHRFEMPFSVEAEIPPEWECRACGQTALLVDGEGPEEKTTKPARTHWDMLMERRTLEELEEVLAERLAVLRSGAMNIAVHPRDNRKSA; this comes from the coding sequence ATGAGTGAGCGAGCTCTCCGCGGCACGCGACTCGGGGCCACCAGCTACGAGACCGACCGCGGTATCGATCTGGCCCCGCGCCAGACCGTTGAGTACGCATGCCGGAACGGACATCGTTTTGAGATGCCGTTCTCGGTCGAGGCCGAGATTCCGCCGGAGTGGGAGTGCCGCGCCTGCGGCCAGACCGCACTCCTGGTGGACGGAGAGGGCCCGGAGGAAAAGACCACCAAGCCCGCGCGCACGCACTGGGACATGCTCATGGAGCGCCGCACGCTGGAGGAGCTGGAGGAGGTGCTGGCCGAGCGGCTGGCCGTCCTGCGCTCCGGGGCGATGAACATCGCGGTGCATCCGCGGGACAACCGCAAGAGCGCTTGA
- the yczE gene encoding membrane protein YczE has product MRARTTARGVPLSPFRPFPSRPPVLPRGPLPVDRLVRLYVGLVLYGATDALVIRADLGLDPWDVFHQGLSLHTGISIGNVSILVGAVVLLLWWPIRQRPGLGTVSNVVLVGVSIDATCALIPHVEALGVRIPLLLAGVLFNGVATGLYIAARFGPGPRDGLMTGLHRRTGRSLRLIRTGIELTVLAAGFLLGGGVGVGTVLYALAIGPLAQFFLRVFGDGGAGTRTGAGAPAGPPPRERAVADTI; this is encoded by the coding sequence ATGCGCGCCCGCACAACCGCCAGGGGGGTACCGTTGTCGCCGTTTCGCCCGTTTCCGTCCCGTCCGCCCGTCCTTCCGCGTGGCCCGCTGCCGGTGGACCGCCTCGTACGGCTCTATGTCGGCCTGGTCCTCTACGGCGCGACCGACGCCCTGGTGATCCGCGCCGACCTCGGGCTCGACCCCTGGGATGTCTTCCACCAGGGCCTTTCCCTGCACACCGGGATCAGCATCGGCAACGTCTCCATTCTCGTCGGTGCGGTGGTGCTGCTGCTGTGGTGGCCGATCCGGCAGCGGCCCGGTCTCGGCACGGTGTCGAACGTCGTGCTGGTCGGCGTCTCGATCGACGCGACCTGCGCGCTGATCCCGCATGTCGAGGCGCTGGGCGTCCGCATCCCGCTGCTGCTCGCCGGGGTGCTGTTCAACGGTGTCGCGACCGGCCTCTACATAGCGGCCCGGTTCGGCCCCGGTCCGCGTGACGGGCTGATGACCGGGCTGCACCGCAGGACCGGCCGCTCGCTGCGGCTGATCCGCACCGGCATCGAACTGACCGTGCTGGCCGCGGGTTTCCTGCTCGGCGGCGGGGTCGGCGTCGGCACCGTGCTCTACGCGCTGGCGATCGGCCCGCTCGCGCAGTTCTTCCTGCGGGTTTTCGGCGACGGCGGGGCGGGTACGCGAACCGGCGCCGGTGCACCGGCGGGGCCGCCACCTCGGGAACGCGCGGTGGCGGACACGATTTAG
- the yczR gene encoding MocR-like transcription factor YczR, whose product MSQWTASVSAAHLARLLEPGPAPGGNGRKLPAYRGLADGVRLLVLEGRVQVAARLPAERELALALGVSRTTVAAAYEALRAEGFARSRRGAGSWTAIPDGHVLPSRSLEPLPPDAAGSVIDLGCAALPAPEPWLTRAMQGALAELPAYAATHGDFPAGLPVLREAIADRYTAQGVPTMPEQIMVTTGAMGAIGAAARRVAGFGDRVAVESPSYANVLELFRETGSRLVPVALREGLGGWDMGAWRRVLRDAAPRMAYVMPDYHNPTGTLIGDEQRRELVEAARAAGTIVVADETMAELTLDGGESGVRPMAAFDRGGTVMTVGSASKAVWAGLRIGWVRSTPDVVRRLVSARAYLDLGSPVVDQLAVAWLLRGGGWDQALATRRQRARECRDDLAAALREHTPGWEFTVPRGGMTMWVRTGDVSGSRVAVAGERLGVRVPSGPRFGVDGAFESYVRIPFTVSGTTAVEAATRLASAADLVRSGAAPDAEATGLFVA is encoded by the coding sequence ATGTCGCAGTGGACTGCGTCGGTGAGCGCGGCACATCTGGCCCGGCTGCTGGAGCCGGGGCCCGCCCCCGGCGGCAACGGCCGCAAGCTGCCCGCCTACCGCGGACTGGCCGACGGCGTACGGCTGCTGGTGCTCGAAGGCCGGGTCCAGGTCGCCGCCAGGCTGCCCGCCGAGCGGGAGCTGGCGCTCGCGCTCGGAGTGAGCAGGACCACCGTGGCGGCCGCCTACGAAGCGCTGCGGGCCGAGGGCTTCGCCCGCTCCCGGCGCGGCGCCGGCAGCTGGACGGCGATCCCCGACGGGCACGTGCTGCCCTCCCGCAGCCTGGAACCGCTGCCGCCGGACGCCGCGGGATCGGTCATCGACCTCGGCTGCGCCGCGCTGCCCGCGCCCGAGCCGTGGCTGACCCGGGCCATGCAGGGGGCGCTCGCCGAACTGCCCGCCTACGCCGCCACCCACGGCGACTTCCCCGCGGGCCTGCCGGTGCTGCGCGAGGCCATCGCCGACCGCTACACCGCGCAGGGCGTGCCCACCATGCCCGAGCAGATCATGGTGACCACCGGCGCGATGGGGGCGATCGGGGCGGCCGCCCGGCGGGTGGCGGGCTTCGGCGACCGCGTCGCCGTGGAGTCGCCCAGCTACGCCAACGTGCTGGAGCTCTTCCGCGAGACCGGGTCGCGGCTGGTGCCGGTCGCGCTGCGCGAGGGCCTGGGCGGCTGGGACATGGGGGCCTGGCGGCGGGTGCTGCGGGACGCGGCGCCGCGGATGGCGTATGTGATGCCGGACTACCACAACCCCACCGGGACGCTGATCGGCGACGAGCAGCGGCGCGAGCTGGTGGAGGCGGCGCGGGCCGCCGGGACGATCGTCGTGGCCGACGAGACGATGGCCGAACTCACCCTCGACGGCGGGGAGTCGGGTGTACGCCCGATGGCCGCGTTCGACCGCGGCGGGACGGTGATGACGGTCGGCTCGGCGAGCAAGGCGGTCTGGGCCGGGCTGCGGATCGGCTGGGTCAGGTCCACGCCCGACGTGGTCCGCCGGCTCGTCTCGGCCCGCGCCTACCTCGACCTGGGCTCGCCGGTCGTCGACCAGCTCGCCGTCGCCTGGCTGCTGCGGGGCGGCGGCTGGGACCAGGCGCTGGCCACCCGGCGGCAGCGGGCCCGCGAATGCCGCGACGACCTGGCGGCGGCGCTGCGCGAGCACACTCCCGGCTGGGAGTTCACGGTGCCGCGCGGCGGCATGACGATGTGGGTACGCACCGGGGACGTCTCCGGCTCCCGGGTCGCCGTGGCCGGCGAACGCCTCGGCGTCCGCGTCCCCTCGGGCCCCCGCTTCGGCGTCGACGGCGCCTTCGAGTCCTACGTCCGCATCCCCTTCACCGTGAGCGGCACGACGGCGGTGGAGGCGGCCACCCGACTCGCCTCCGCCGCCGACCTCGTCCGATCCGGCGCGGCCCCCGACGCCGAGGCCACGGGCCTCTTCGTGGCCTAG